The following nucleotide sequence is from Pseudomonas sessilinigenes.
TCCTGCCTGGGCCGCTGGGGTCTGTACTGGCATCGGCTGCGTACCCGTAGAGCCTTGCTGGAGCTGTCTGCCGAGCAGTTGCGGGATGTCGGCCTGAGTCCCGACGAAGCCCGAGAGGAGGGGCTCAAGCCCTTCTGGCGCCAGTAACCGCGATCGGCCAGGGCCTGTGTGCCCTGGCCTGGGGCGGCGATCAGGCCAGCTCTTTGAGGCGGTGCCAGAGCATGCCCAGGGCCAGCAGCGGCGAGCGCAGGTGCTTGCCGCCGGGGAAGGTGATGTGCGGCACCTTGTCGAACAGATCGAAACCGCCACCGTGCTGGCCGCCGATGGCTTCTCCCAGCAGCTTGCCCGCCAGGTGCGTGGCATTCACTCCATGGCCGGAGTAGGCCTGGGCGTAATACACATTGGGCTGGTCCTTGAGGCGGCCTATCTGCGGCA
It contains:
- a CDS encoding DUF1127 domain-containing protein is translated as MNGLSDVRLSLHGQELVAEQEQTAGRASSRSAPSCLGRWGLYWHRLRTRRALLELSAEQLRDVGLSPDEAREEGLKPFWRQ